GCGCCGGGCAGCGTGCCGGACCACCGGCAGGCCGCGGCAGGCCTGGCACCGCTCAAGAAGGCCGCCAAGGCGTTGCGCGGCGCGAGTTGGGTGCTGGGCCGGGCGGGTGCGCCGGGGCACGAGGTCCGGCGCGGCTCGGACCGGTCGGCGGCGCCCGCGGGCTGAGCGGACGGCCGCCGCGCCAGGGGGCGGGACATGCCGTCGGCCACGCGCGCGTGGCGGCGTGTCGCCGGAACCGTTGCCGTCGGCCACCTTGACGCTCCCGGGACGCCGGTGAACACTTCCGGTGTCAGTCGACATCGCCGTACATCTCGGCGTATTCCGGTCTGCGTCGCGCGGGTTCCCCGGTGCTCGGGGGCCCGCTCCCCCACGGGCGGTTCGGCTGCTACGGCACGCTCGTCACCCACGCCCCCGCGGCGGAACTCGCCATGGGAACGCACCCCGCACGTGAGGACCGGGGCCGACCGTCCCGGGCCAGGGCCTAGGAGCCGCCATGAGCAACGGAGACATCTTCGTCGGCGAGATCATCGGTACGGCGATCCTCATCCTCTTCGGCGCGGGTGTCTGCGCCGCCGTGACCCTCCGGTACAGCAAGGCGCGGGCGTCGGGGTGGGTGGTGATCGCGTTCGGCTGGGGGTTCGGTGTGCTGGCGGGCGCGTACACCGCGGCGCCGCTGTCCGGCGGGCATCTCAACCCCGCCGTCACCCTCGGGATCGCCGTCGACACCGGCGAGTGGGGCAAGGTCTGGGTATACCTGCTCGGCCAGCTGGTGGGGGCGATGCTCGGCGCCGTCCTGTGCTACCTCACCTACTTCGCCCAGTTCCAGGCCAACGTCCGCCAGACCGGTACCACCGAGGGCAGCGCGGACGAGCCGGTGCCGACGCTCGGCATCTTCTCCACGATCCCGGAGATCCGGAACCCGGTCGCCAACCTGGTCACGGAGATCATCGCGACCGTCGGGCTGGTGCTGCCGATCCTGGCCTTCGGACTCACCGAGGGGCTCGGCGAGTCCGGGACGCTGGTGCTGATCGTCTCCCTGCTCGTGGTCGGGATCGGCCTCTCCCTCGGCGGGCCGACCGGTTACGCCATCAACCCCGCGCGCGACCTCGGTCCGCGCATCGTGCACACCTTCCTGCCGATCCCCAACAAGGGCACCTCCGACTGGGGTTACGCCTGGGTGCCGGTGGCCGGGCCGCTGATCGGCGGGGTGCTCGCCGGGTTCATCTACAGCATGGCCTTCTGAACGGTCCTCCCAACGGCCTTCCGTCCTCCGAATCCAGCCCAAGGGGCAGCCATGACGGACCACTCCACGAAGTACGTCGCCGCGATCGACCAGGGCACCACCTCCAGCCGCTGCATCGTCTTCGACCAGGACGGCGCGATCGTCGCCGTCGACCAGCGCGAACACCGCCAGATCTTCCCCAAGCCGGGCTGGGTGGAGCACGACGCCACCGAGATCTGGTCCAAGGTGCAGGCGGTGGTCGCCGGGGCGATCGCCAAGGCCGGGCTGCGGGCCGACCAGCTCAGCGCACTGGGCATCACCAACCAGCGCGAGACGACCGTGCTGTGGGACCGGGCGACCGGCAAGCCGGTGCACAACGCCATCGTGTGGCAGGACACCCGTACCTCGGCGCTGTGCCGCCAGTTAGGCGGCACGGACGGGCAGGACCGTTTCCGCGAGTCGACCGGGCTGCCGCTGGCCAGCTACTTCTCCGGGCCGAAGGCGGCCTGGCTGCTCGACAACGTGCCCAGCCTCAGGGCCCGGGCCGAGCGCGGCGAGATCGCCTTCGGCACCATCGACTCCTGGCTGATCTGGAACCTCACCGGCGGCACCGAGGGCGGGCGGCACGTCACCGACGTGACCAACGCCGGGCGCACCATGCTGATGGACCTCCGCACCCTCCAGTGGGACCCGGCCATCCTCTCGGCGATGAACATCCCCGAGGCCGTGCTGCCGGAGATCAGGTCGTCCGCCGAGGTGTACGGCACCGCCGTCGGCCAGCTCGCCGGCGTGCCCGTGGCCTCGGCGCTCGGCGACCAGCAGGCGGCCGTGTTCGGCCAGGCCTGCTACGACGTAGGCGCGGCGAAGAACACCTACGGCACGGGCAGCTTCCTGCTGCTCAACACCGGTGACCGGCCGGTGCCGTCGAAGAGCGGGCTGCTCACGACGATGGGCTACAAGATCGGCGACGAGGCGCCCGTCTACTGCCTGGAGGGTTCGATCGCCGTCACCGGCGCCCTGGTGCAGTGGTTCCGCGACCAGCTCGGCATCATCCGCGACGCGGACGAGATCGAGCCACTGGCGGCGAGCGTGGCGGACAACGGGGGCGCCTACATCGTGCCCGCGTTCTCCGGGCTCTTCGCGCCGTACTGGCGTTCCGACGCGCGCGGGGTGGTCACCGGGCTCACCCGGTACGTCACCAAGGCGCATCTCGCGCGGGCGGTGCTGGAGGCGACGAGCTGGCAGACGCGTGAGGTCGTGGACGCGATGTACCAGGACTCGGGGGTGCGCATCACGACTCTGAAGGTCGACGGGGGCATGACGAAGAACGGGCTGCTGATGCAGCACCAGGCGGACGTGCTGGGGGTGCCGGTGATCCGGCCCCGGGTCTCCGAGACGACCTGCCTCGGCGCCGCGTACGCGGCCGGGCTGGCCACCGGAGTGTGGAACGGTCTCGACGCCCTCCGGGCGCACTGGCAGCGGGACGCCGAGTGGGCCCCCGCGATGGAGTCTTCGGTGCGCGACCGCGAGTACCGCAACTGGCGCAGGGCGGTGGAGAAGAGCTTCGGCTGGCTGGAGGACGAAGACGGTCCGGGTCCGGCCGGCTGAGGGTCGAGCCCGGGGGTGTTCCGGGGTCCCCCTGATGCCCGTGAGATTCCGCTCGGATGGGATGGGCATCAGGGAGCGCGATGACCGTCACGTCCGACGAGGACGCGGTGCTGGAGGCGGAGTTCCGTGACCGGTGACCGGCGCCGGTCAGGTCGTGACGACCCGACGGCGGTCGGCTGCCTGGGCCATCGCGTGCTGGACCACGCCGACGAGGACCTCCTTGACCGACTCCCGGTCACGCGCGTCGCACATCACCACGGGCACGTCGGGGTCCAGATCGAGGGCCTGCCGGACGGTCTCGGAGGGATAGCGGGCCGAGCCCTCGAAGCAGTTGACGCCGACCAGGAAGGGGATGGAACGCCGTTCGAAGTAGTCGACGGCGGCGAAGCAGTCCTCCAGGCGGCGGGTGTCGGCCAGGACGACCGCCCCCAGCGCCCCCTCGGACAGCTCGTCCCACATGAACCAGAACCGCTCCTGGCCGGGCGTGCCGAACAGATAGAGCACCAGGTCCTCGCGCAGCGTGATGCGTCCGAAGTCCATGGCCACCGTGGTGGTGTGCTTCTCCTCCACCCCGCTCAGATCGTCGACGGGCCGCCCGGCCTCGGTGAGGAGTTCCTCGGTGCGCAGCGGCCGGATCTCGCTGACCGCGCCGACGAGGGTGGTCTTGCCCACGCCGAAGCCGCCGGCCACCAGGATCTTGAGCGTGACGGGCTCGACCGGCGGCTTGCCGCGCTGGGAACGCCCGAAGATCATCGGTCTCTACTCCTTAACGTGCCGCTCGACGAGCCGGTGGGAGGGTTCACAGTGCCCTCAGTCCATTGATCACGTCGCGCAGAATGTTCTCGTCCGGCAGTTCGGCCGGGGGTACGGGCCGGTTGACGTGGACGAGGTCGACGTCCACGAGGTCGCCGACCAGGACCCGCACGACCCCGATCGGCAGGTCGAGTTCGGCGGCGAGTTCGGCGACCGACTGCGGGGTCTCCCGGCACAGTCCGACGATGTCCACGTGCTCCGGCGAGAGGGTGACGTCCGCCTCGGGGTCGTCCGCGTGGGGTTCCGTGACGACCACCGCGATCAGGTCGAGGCGGTGCTGGGCCGCGCTGGTGGTGCGACCGCGCGTCATGGCGTACGGACGGACGACGGGGCCGGCCTCGTCGTCGAACCAGTGGTTTCTTCCCTGACCGTCTGCGCTCATGTCATCCCACTTACCCGCCCGAGGGCACATCGGTGCGTGGAGCGGTGGCCAGGTGTGCGCCGACCCGCTTGACGAGGAGGGTCATCTCGTAGGCGACCTGGCCGACGTCCGAGTCGGCGTCCGAGAGTACGGCGAGGCAGCTGCCGTCGCCGGCGGCGGTGACGAACAGGAAGGCGTCGTCGAGTTCGACGACCGTCTGCCGGACGCTGCCCGCCTCGAAGTGGCGGCCCACGCCCTTGGCGAGGCTGTGGAAGCCCGACGCCACGGCGGCCAGGTGCTCGCTGTCCTCCCGGGTCAGGTCCTTGGACGCACCCGTCGCCAGGCCGTCGCCGGACAGGACGACTGCCTTGCGGATGCTCGCGACCCGGTCCACCAGGTCGTCGAGGAGCCAGTTCAGCTCCCCGGACTTGGTCGCGCTGTGGCCGGTCGCCTTCGGTGCGGTCATCGACCGTCCCCCTCTGTCGTTCCTCGTGGTGCTGTTGGTGCCGTGCCGCCGGGGACGTCGTCACCCGCGGCGTTCTCCTCGCGCCCGCGCCGCCAGCCGCGCTGGAGTGAGGCCATCCGGCTGCGGACCTCGTCGGCGTCACGGTCGGCGGGGTCGGAGCGGTCCTCGGACGGTTCGGGGCCCTGCCGTAGCTGGGGCGCGAGGTTGGCCTGCCGCACGCGCCGGGGCAGCGCACCGGACTCCGCGGCGTCGGCGTCCCGCCCCTCGGCGCGGCCGCCTCCGGAGGCTTGGCCGCCGTCCCGGCCCGCGGGATGTCCGCGTTTCCGGCGGGAGGGCAGCGCGGGCGGTTCGTCCGCTCCTGCCCGCGGTGCGGCCGGGACGCGCGTGCCGTCGGCGTCCGCGTCCGCCGGGGGCTGCTCGTCCGCACCGTCCCGGGCGTCCCGTGAGGGGACCGGGCGGCCGTGCGAACTGACCAGCTTGGGGGTGCGGCGGCGGGGCAGCGGGAGGGGTGCGTCCGCGTCGGCCCGGTCGTCGTCCTGGCCCGACCGGTCGTCGTCGGCCGCGGCGAGCGAGCGGCGCGGGCGGAACAGGCCGCCGCGTTCACCGTCCTCGTCGTCGAGCCCGCCCGGCAGGCCGTCGAGGGCGTCCAGGTCGACGGGCGCCTCCAGTTCCACCGGTCCGTCCAGCAGCGCGGCCGGGCGCTCCGGCAGCCGCGCCGGCACGTGGGACAGGGCCGAACGACGGCTCTCCTGTCGCCCCTTCTCCTTGACGTGCTGGGGACGGTCGAGGCGGAAGCCGATGCCGTTGGTGTCGGGGGCGTCGTCCGAGAGCAGCGCGTCGGGGACGAAGACGACCGCGGTGGTGCCGCCGTACGGGGAGGGCTGGAGGGAGACCCGGACGTTCTGCCGCTGGGCGAGCCGGCTGACGACGAAGAGGCCGAGCCGGTCGGTGTCGGACAGCTCGAACTCGGGGGTCTCGGCGAGCCGGAGGTTGGCGTCCAGGAGGGCGTCGGCCGCCATCCCGAGGCCGCGGTCGTGGATCTCCAGGGTGAAGCCGTTGGCGACGCGCTCGCCCAGAACTTGGACGGCGGTGTGCGGTGGCGAGAACACCGTGGCGTTCTCCAGGAGTTCGGCCACCAGGTGGGTCAGGTCGGCGACCGCCGGCCCGGTGACGGCCACCCGCGGCAGCCTGCGGACCTCGATGCGCTCGTAGTCCTCGACCTCGGCGACGGCGGCCCGCACCACGTCCATGAGCTGGACGGGCTTGCGCCACTGCCGGGACGGGGCGGCGCCGGAGAGGATGACGAGGCCCTCGGCGTGCCGGCGCATCCGCGTGGTCAGGTGGTCGAGGCGGAACAGGTCGGCGAGTTCCTCGGTGTCCTCGGTCCTGCGCTCCATGGTGTCCAGCAGCGTGAGCTGCTTGTGCAGCAGCACCTGGCTGCGGCGCGCGAGGTTGACGAAGACCTCGGAGACACCGGCGCGGAGTTCGGCCTGCTTGACGGCGGCCTCCACGGCGGCCCGCTGCAGCGTGTTGAGGGCCTGGCCGACCTCGCCGATCTCGTTCCTGTCGTACTCCAGGCGCGGCACCTCGGTCTCCACGTCGACCTCCTCGCCCGCGGAGAGGCGGCGCATGACGCTGGGCAGCCGGACGCCGGACGCCTCGTGTGCCTCCAGTCTCAGCTGCTTGAGGTCACGGATCAGGGAGCGGCCGACGCGTACCGAGAGGAACAGGGAGTAGAGCAGGGCGATCAGGCCGAGCGCGCCGGCGATGACCACTTTGGCGATGACGTTCGTCGCGACCGGGTCGACCCGGTCCTGGTAGCGGTCGGCCGCGTCGTCGTCGAGGGCGCCGAGTTCCTCCAGGACGCTGCCCGCGGCGGTGTCCCAGCTCTTGGCGGTGACGCCGCGGGGCGTCCCGGCCCCGGCGGAGAGGGCGGCCTCCTCGGCGGTCCGCAGCGGGGCGGAGGAGGCGTTC
The Streptomyces sp. NBC_01723 genome window above contains:
- a CDS encoding MIP/aquaporin family protein, which codes for MSNGDIFVGEIIGTAILILFGAGVCAAVTLRYSKARASGWVVIAFGWGFGVLAGAYTAAPLSGGHLNPAVTLGIAVDTGEWGKVWVYLLGQLVGAMLGAVLCYLTYFAQFQANVRQTGTTEGSADEPVPTLGIFSTIPEIRNPVANLVTEIIATVGLVLPILAFGLTEGLGESGTLVLIVSLLVVGIGLSLGGPTGYAINPARDLGPRIVHTFLPIPNKGTSDWGYAWVPVAGPLIGGVLAGFIYSMAF
- the glpK gene encoding glycerol kinase GlpK, encoding MTDHSTKYVAAIDQGTTSSRCIVFDQDGAIVAVDQREHRQIFPKPGWVEHDATEIWSKVQAVVAGAIAKAGLRADQLSALGITNQRETTVLWDRATGKPVHNAIVWQDTRTSALCRQLGGTDGQDRFRESTGLPLASYFSGPKAAWLLDNVPSLRARAERGEIAFGTIDSWLIWNLTGGTEGGRHVTDVTNAGRTMLMDLRTLQWDPAILSAMNIPEAVLPEIRSSAEVYGTAVGQLAGVPVASALGDQQAAVFGQACYDVGAAKNTYGTGSFLLLNTGDRPVPSKSGLLTTMGYKIGDEAPVYCLEGSIAVTGALVQWFRDQLGIIRDADEIEPLAASVADNGGAYIVPAFSGLFAPYWRSDARGVVTGLTRYVTKAHLARAVLEATSWQTREVVDAMYQDSGVRITTLKVDGGMTKNGLLMQHQADVLGVPVIRPRVSETTCLGAAYAAGLATGVWNGLDALRAHWQRDAEWAPAMESSVRDREYRNWRRAVEKSFGWLEDEDGPGPAG
- a CDS encoding GTP-binding protein codes for the protein MIFGRSQRGKPPVEPVTLKILVAGGFGVGKTTLVGAVSEIRPLRTEELLTEAGRPVDDLSGVEEKHTTTVAMDFGRITLREDLVLYLFGTPGQERFWFMWDELSEGALGAVVLADTRRLEDCFAAVDYFERRSIPFLVGVNCFEGSARYPSETVRQALDLDPDVPVVMCDARDRESVKEVLVGVVQHAMAQAADRRRVVTT
- a CDS encoding DUF742 domain-containing protein, yielding MSADGQGRNHWFDDEAGPVVRPYAMTRGRTTSAAQHRLDLIAVVVTEPHADDPEADVTLSPEHVDIVGLCRETPQSVAELAAELDLPIGVVRVLVGDLVDVDLVHVNRPVPPAELPDENILRDVINGLRAL
- a CDS encoding roadblock/LC7 domain-containing protein, whose product is MTAPKATGHSATKSGELNWLLDDLVDRVASIRKAVVLSGDGLATGASKDLTREDSEHLAAVASGFHSLAKGVGRHFEAGSVRQTVVELDDAFLFVTAAGDGSCLAVLSDADSDVGQVAYEMTLLVKRVGAHLATAPRTDVPSGG
- a CDS encoding sensor histidine kinase; translation: MRFRGKSIRRKIVALLLVPLVSLTAIWAFATVLTGREAERLFSVSTVVEEIGYPIEDTVRVLQQERRQTLVHLADPRASDGFAALQRSRTATDDAVAEIRSNAADPGVRDEMGQTEEERLTAVLDAFDGIGSLRRSVEDGTVDRAQALGLYNRLVDPCHDLLASLNVVDNVGLDKQYRALVNLSRARELLSREDALLGSALVTGRLTRAEIRDVSDLVAQRTLMYGINLPLLPSAERGRYERFWKNASSAPLRTAEEAALSAGAGTPRGVTAKSWDTAAGSVLEELGALDDDAADRYQDRVDPVATNVIAKVVIAGALGLIALLYSLFLSVRVGRSLIRDLKQLRLEAHEASGVRLPSVMRRLSAGEEVDVETEVPRLEYDRNEIGEVGQALNTLQRAAVEAAVKQAELRAGVSEVFVNLARRSQVLLHKQLTLLDTMERRTEDTEELADLFRLDHLTTRMRRHAEGLVILSGAAPSRQWRKPVQLMDVVRAAVAEVEDYERIEVRRLPRVAVTGPAVADLTHLVAELLENATVFSPPHTAVQVLGERVANGFTLEIHDRGLGMAADALLDANLRLAETPEFELSDTDRLGLFVVSRLAQRQNVRVSLQPSPYGGTTAVVFVPDALLSDDAPDTNGIGFRLDRPQHVKEKGRQESRRSALSHVPARLPERPAALLDGPVELEAPVDLDALDGLPGGLDDEDGERGGLFRPRRSLAAADDDRSGQDDDRADADAPLPLPRRRTPKLVSSHGRPVPSRDARDGADEQPPADADADGTRVPAAPRAGADEPPALPSRRKRGHPAGRDGGQASGGGRAEGRDADAAESGALPRRVRQANLAPQLRQGPEPSEDRSDPADRDADEVRSRMASLQRGWRRGREENAAGDDVPGGTAPTAPRGTTEGDGR